AATCCCTCAGATTTATTATTTTATAAAAAACATCAGTTATTGTTTAACTACCAGCTTCAACGCCATCCTTACCGCTTCCTCCGGAGTCCTCACATGCTTTATCGGCGCCCGGATCTTCCAGGTGGAAAGCCCGACCACCGGTATCCCGAACCCTGCGGCGTAGGCCAGCTCCGACAGAGTCCCGTATTTCCCGCCGATGGCAATCAACACCTGAGAAGACTGCACCACGATGGAATTCCGGGCGTAGCCCAACCCTGTCACCACCGGAACGGTCAAAAACTCATTGCCATCCCTGGCCGAGGAGCCGGGCAATATCCCCACCGTCATCCCGCCGGCCTCAATGGCCCCGTGGCAGGCCGCTTCCATCACTCCGCCCATCCCGCCGCATATCAAGATGGCGCCGCTCTCGGCGATCAGCTTGCCGACCGTGTAGGCCGCCTGGGCCAATTTTGCCGAACATGACGAGGCCCCGATCACCCCTATTCTGATCTTACTGTCCATTGTTCTGCCACCCGTATTTCCCGATCAGCGGCACGAACACACAGCCGCAGACCTCGCTCTTGACCTGCTTGCCCTCGATTTTATCCACCAGCACCAGCGACTGCACATGGATGTCGCCCACCGGAATGGCTATCCGGCCGCCCTCGGCCAGCTGATCCCAGTAAGCCTTGGGAACCTCCGGAGCCCCGGCGGTAACGATGATCCGGTCGTACGGCGCATGCTCGGCCCAGCCGATGGTGCCATCGCCGTATTTTACCGCGATGTCGTGATATTTAAGATCGTCCAGCAATTTCTTGGCGCTGCGGGCCAGCTTCTCCACCCGCTCAATGGTGAAGACCTTGGCTCCCATCTCGGCCAGCACCGCCGCCTGATAGCCGGAGCCGGTCCCTATCTCCAGCACCTTTTCTCCGCCCTTTATATTCAGGTTCTGGCTCATCAGGGCCACGATGTACGGCTGGGAGATGGTCTGGGCCTCCCCGATGGGAAGCGGGTTGTCATCATAGGCCCGGTACTGGAGGGCCTCCTGGACGAACAGGTGCCGGGGAACTTTCTGCATGGCGGCGATCACCCTGGGATCGTTCACCCCCCGGCGGATTATCTGCTGGTCCGTCATTTCTTTTCGGGAGAGCTCGTAATTCATCTGTTATCCGTAAAATCTTGTTATATTTTCTTCTAACCAAAGCTACAGTGTCATTCCCGTGAAACTTGTCTTCGCGAAGGCGGGGAACGGGAATCCAATTCATCAACGCTAAAACAATCTCTCCCATTTTTTCAGGATAGTCAGCGCCCGGTGATTGGTCCAGTCCAAATGGAACGGGGTAATGGAGACGTAGTTCTGCTCGATGGCCTCGAAATCGGTCTTGGGCTGGCGCTCCCAGTCGGGATCGGCTCCGTCGATCATGAAATACTGCCGGCCATCGGGATGCTTCTGTTCCACGATCACATCGCGGTAGATCCGCTTTCCCAGCTTGGTGATCTTGACCCCTTTGATCTTGGCGATCGGCAGGCTGGGCACATTGACGTTGAGCAGGGTGTTTTTTGGCAGGCCCTTCTTAAGGGCGGTGGCCGCCACCAGGCGGGCATAATAAGCGGCCGCCTTGAAATTGCAGCCATTCCAGGAGGTGCAGGACACGGCGATGGACGGGATGCCCAGCAGGGTTCCCTCGGTGGCCCCGGCCACCGTGCCGGAATAGGTAACATCGTCGCCCAGGTTGGGTCCGTGGTTGATGCCGGATACCACTAGGTCGGGCCTCTCCTTCAGCAGTCCGCGGATGGCCAGCATCACACAGTCGGTGGGGGTGCCGTCCACCGCCACAGTGGTTTTGTTGCGCCACACCACCTCCAGCGGTTTGCGCAGTGAAAACGAATGGCTGGCCCCGCTCTTCTCGGACATGGGGGCGAACACCACAGTCCGGGCTATCTTTTTCAAACTGCAGCGCAGGGCCTTGATGCCCAGGGCGTCTATGCCGTCATCGTTGGTGATTAGGATCAATGGTTTTTTCTTCATCGACTGAATTTTTTGTATTATTAAAATTTTTATTCTACTATCACTGATTGTCATTCCTGCACTTCATTACATTCAGTGTAAACTCCGGCGGGAATCCATATCATAACCAAAGTGCTCTCAAGGCCATGTTCATGAATTTTACTGTATCGCTCAGATGCCTTATATGGCTGGTGCCTGAGCTCCTGATATCGATCGGTATATGTCCGATCGAGAAGCCCCTCCGCCCGGCCTTGATCAGCAGTTCGGATTCCATCTGGTAGCCGTCAGTTTTAAGATCGACTGCTTCCAACACCTCCCGACGGATCAGCCGGTAACCGCACTGGCTGTCCTCTATCTTCCGTCCGGCCAACAGGGACACCACTACCGTGGTGATATTATTGCTCAAGAAACGGGCAAAAGACATCCGTCCGAACTGCCGGCGCCGGGAGCCGATGACTATGTCAAATCCTTTTTGGGCATTTTGGATCAATTGCGGAATATACTCCGGCGGGTGCTGGCCGTCGGCATCCAGGGTTATCACCGCATCGTAGCCCAAAGACAGAGCCTGTTCAAACCCGGTCCGCAATGCCCTGCCCTTTCCGCAGTTGGCGATATGAGCCAGGCTTCTAACCGGAAATTTTCCCATAACTAAAGCAGTAGCGTCATACGAGCCGTCATTGACCACCATGACATCATTTATATTCACATACCTAGTGGCCTCGGCCAGAAGATTTTCCAGGGTGTCTCCTGCGTTGTAAGCCGGTATTATTACAGCTACTTTCATAACATTTTATTATAACTTATTCCAGCCATTTTGTCTATTGTATTTCAAAGAAAAAAGCACATCAAAAAGATGTGCTTTTAATAAATTGCTGGCTTCAAATTGTGAATTTTCCGTCCTGGTAGATGACTTTCCCGTCGGCTACTATCTTGCCGCCCTGCTTCATGTCGCACAGCATGTCCCAGTGAATGGCCGACTGGTTCACTCCCAGCGATTCCGGGATGGAGCGCCCGATGGCCAGGTGGACCGTGCCGCCGATCTTCTCGTCGAACAGCATGTTCCTGGTGAATTTGGTGATGTTGTAATTGGTGCCCACCGCGATCTCTCCCACCAAGCGGGCGCCGGCATCGGTATCCAGCAGCTTGTTCAGCAGATCCTCCCCCTTGTCGGCCGTGGCCTTGATCACCTTGCCATCCTTAAAGGTCAATTGGATGTTCTCCACCTCCCGGCCGGAATAGATGCCCGGAAAGCTGAACCGGATATGCCCGTTGACCGAATCCTCCACCGGCCCGGTGAACACCTCGCCGTCCGGAAAATTGACCTGCCCGCAGCAGTTGACCCA
This genomic interval from Candidatus Edwardsbacteria bacterium contains the following:
- a CDS encoding glycosyltransferase family 2 protein, with amino-acid sequence MKVAVIIPAYNAGDTLENLLAEATRYVNINDVMVVNDGSYDATALVMGKFPVRSLAHIANCGKGRALRTGFEQALSLGYDAVITLDADGQHPPEYIPQLIQNAQKGFDIVIGSRRRQFGRMSFARFLSNNITTVVVSLLAGRKIEDSQCGYRLIRREVLEAVDLKTDGYQMESELLIKAGRRGFSIGHIPIDIRSSGTSHIRHLSDTVKFMNMALRALWL
- a CDS encoding protein-L-isoaspartate(D-aspartate) O-methyltransferase, with translation MNYELSRKEMTDQQIIRRGVNDPRVIAAMQKVPRHLFVQEALQYRAYDDNPLPIGEAQTISQPYIVALMSQNLNIKGGEKVLEIGTGSGYQAAVLAEMGAKVFTIERVEKLARSAKKLLDDLKYHDIAVKYGDGTIGWAEHAPYDRIIVTAGAPEVPKAYWDQLAEGGRIAIPVGDIHVQSLVLVDKIEGKQVKSEVCGCVFVPLIGKYGWQNNGQ
- the surE gene encoding 5'/3'-nucleotidase SurE; translated protein: MKKKPLILITNDDGIDALGIKALRCSLKKIARTVVFAPMSEKSGASHSFSLRKPLEVVWRNKTTVAVDGTPTDCVMLAIRGLLKERPDLVVSGINHGPNLGDDVTYSGTVAGATEGTLLGIPSIAVSCTSWNGCNFKAAAYYARLVAATALKKGLPKNTLLNVNVPSLPIAKIKGVKITKLGKRIYRDVIVEQKHPDGRQYFMIDGADPDWERQPKTDFEAIEQNYVSITPFHLDWTNHRALTILKKWERLF
- a CDS encoding TIGR00725 family protein, whose translation is MDSKIRIGVIGASSCSAKLAQAAYTVGKLIAESGAILICGGMGGVMEAACHGAIEAGGMTVGILPGSSARDGNEFLTVPVVTGLGYARNSIVVQSSQVLIAIGGKYGTLSELAYAAGFGIPVVGLSTWKIRAPIKHVRTPEEAVRMALKLVVKQ